The following nucleotide sequence is from Manis pentadactyla isolate mManPen7 chromosome 13, mManPen7.hap1, whole genome shotgun sequence.
ataggcagcagcctagccggaggttcactcagcgccaTCGGATCCATCGGCCAGAgccgagatccaaggaccactgtctactagtccggtCTGCCCTCCCAGTCCGCAGCTTACAAGAGGAAAGCAGGAGCTCCGCGCAGACACTCCCTGACATTCCCATCTATCCAGAGGTGGGAATCATGGATGGCACACACCGGGAAACTTTCAACacgacttaagactggtagccgacGATAATGGTCTTTTAGGTGGCTAACGGGTGcacagacacatttttattagATAAAAAGAACACCATTTAGACAGGAATAAAAGTGTaggtctcctaccttgcggtggtgagcatcgAGGTCCGTGACgctgatgaagttagaagagagtaaGGAACACCCCCTGAATtactcagaggccagggtggcctgaagaagcaggctggaagtcagagagacagaaagagggacactcctcatggatatccagtcgggctgtcggggtctgattccaaaCACGGGGGCCTTTGAGAGGCCGCTGaagcgcagcctcagcctagGCTCTCGCAGGTGCCCAAGGCCTCCCTCAGCTCCtcgcgtccaaggagatgcctctgaaagggaatcctggcctccactcaggtgactttcccggctcccaagggagacgggggatcctctgagggagacgcaggggaacctgtcactcgagactttaagatcggcagccaggctagtcccatttaagtggctgacaagcgcccgatgttgtgtgccatagacggcttccttctgtaaggacagtgaaagaaaaggcaggcttggatgcctatactcacctctgaagttatcccGGACAAGCCCCCAAGAATGATGCagtttctcacaccacaagggtatgaaactagaaataaatgacccaaataaaatgaaaaagcataccatcacatggaggcttaacaacatgctcttaaataaccaacagatcaatgaccaaataaaaagagaggtcaagcagtatatggagaaaaatgacaacaattatTCAGTGACGCAAATTCTATGGGACAGAGACaaagcagtgctaagagggaagtatattgcaatacaggcctacctcaggaaagaaggacaatcccatatgaacagtctaaacccacaattatcacaactaggaaaagaagaacaaatgaggcccaaagtcaacaggaggaggaacataataaagatcaagagcagaaataaataaaatcaagaagaataaaacaatacaaagaatcagtgaaagcaggagctggttcttcgagaaaattaacaaaatagataaacccctagccagactaaccaagaaaaagagagtctgcacacataaacagatcagaaatgaggaaggaaaaatcactatggacaccacagaaatataaagaattattagagaatactatgaaaaattatatgctaacaatctgaataacatagaagaaatggacaactttctagaaaaatacaaccttccaaggctatcCCAGAAAGAACAGAATATCGGaataaaccaattacgagcaaccaaactgaactggtaatcaaaaaactacctaagaataaaacacctgcaccagatggcttcaacgctgaattttatcaaacatttagtgaagacctaataggcatcctccttaaacttttccaaaaagtagaagagtaaggaatacttccaaactcattctatgaggcctgcatcaccctaatactaaaaaccaggcaaagacacaataaaaaaagaaaattacagaccactatccctgacgaacatagatgcaaaaatactcaacaaaatattaacaaaactgaCTTCAATACaccagaaagatcatccatcatgatcaagtaggatttattccagggatgcagggatggtacaatattagaaaatccatcaacatcatccaccacatcagcaaaaaggagaacaaaaaccacatcatcatctccacagatgccaaaagaggcatttgacaaaattcaacatccattcatgataaaaactctcaacaagatgggtatagagggcaagtacctcaacataataaaggccgtatatgacaagcccacagctaacatcatacttaacagtgaggagccaaaagcttttcctctaggatcaggagaaagagatgcccactctcccccactgttattcaacatagtactggaggtcctagccatggcagtcagacaaaacaaagaaatacaaggcacgcagattggtaaagaacaagtcaaactctcactatttgcagatgacatggtattgttcataaaaaaccctcaaaattccactccaaaactactagaactaatatctgaattcagcagagctgcaggatacaaaattaatacacaaaaatctgttgatttcctacacactaacaatgaactagcagaaagagaaatcaggaaagcaattccattcacaattgcatcaaaaaaaaatagaatacctaggaataaacctaaccaaggaagtgaaagagctactataccctgaacactataagacactcttaacagaaattaaagaggacactaacaaacggaaactcatcccatgctcttggctaggaataattaatattgtcaaaatggccatcctgcctaaagcaatctacagattcaatgcaatccccatcaaaataccaacagcattcttcaacgaaccagacacatttttatgagaaaaaACATACAGCATTGCATCAGGAATAAGAGCGAAGCGtacatctcctaccttgcggtggtgagcatcgggGTCCGTGACgctgatgaagttagaagagagtaaggaacaccccctgcctcactcagaggccagggtggcctgaagaagcaggctggaagtcagagagacagaaagagggacactcctcatggatacccagtagggctgtcggggtctgattccagacacgcgggcctttgagaggccgctgaagcgcagcctcagcctagGCTCTCGCAGGTGCCCAAGGCCTCCCTCAGCTTCtcacatccaaggagatgcctctgaaagggaatcctggcctccactcaggtgactttcccgactcccaagggagacgggggatcctctgagggagacgcaggggaacctgtcgctcgagactttaagatcggcagccgggctggtcccatttaagtggctgacaagcgcccgatgttgtgtgccacagacggcttccttctataaggacagtgaaagaaaaggcaggctcggatgctgATTACTCACTTGCGATGTTATCCCAGAAGAGCGTCCCaaaatgatgctggggttcttctTGTCTGTGGAGGTGAAGAAGGAACTTAGCGAACACCCAAGTCAAGGAGGCTTTTAGTGAGatatacagtgagaggacagagctcctggctccccacgccaggaggagacaagagagcccatacttgtgcattgtctaggggttttagaggcagttgaggatttttgggaaccagATAAAGGCTTAacagtgtggacttgttaaggggtccctgaatatttaaaattaactgaaCACAcaaaatttactgctctggtttctccctgggataccggcGTCTTGGTCAGGAGCATATCAGACAAGGCCGCCCGCCCAGTccgcaaggtgggctgagttgttgTCTGTCTGCTAAAgcataagttaagaatcttactactTCTTCACTCTGAAGCGGAAAGGTAAATCCCAGATATCACAGTAGCTCCTCTCCTGACAGTAAATTAATTACAACCAACAGAGCCATACAGATTTGACAAGTCAGAACTCCAAGTTCTGGGTGGAGCATCAAAACAACTGAGACTGGACTGAAATcagtggcgtgagaggtgagacagagaacccctcataaaaccacatataatacgaaaatattattaacacaactagtcctgaaagagcaccaggaaagaggCTGCACCAGACAGtatacacctggaaaaaagagcggacctcacggaacagggcaccagcaccactcccctgtgaccccggaCATGGCTCCAGccgctgagcagctccagagagagcttctgggcactagagggcgccacatacaaatatgaaacgtcaaaggaacctggttcaaaacaaaatctcagcatcagagaaaggactgagactgaattaataaatcttcctgaaaaagatttcaaaataaaaatcataaacatgctaatgtaggtacaaaaaaataatcaagaactcaggaaagaatttaggacagagatcgaATTGTTGAAGGGAACAATAGATGGTAATTAAAAGTGGACTAGATTCAGTGGAGGAGACAGACGATAAGTGAACATAGAatctagggaagaggaatacaaagaaactgaggcacagagagaagaaagaatctctaggaatgaaagaatactgagagaactgtgtgaccaattcaaacggaacaatattcgtattataggggtgacagaagaaaaaagagacagagggacagaaagtgtctttgaggaagtaactgctgaacacttccacaatctggggaaggagacagtctctcaggccatggaggtgcactgatctcccaacacaagggaccaaggaggacaaaaccaagacatgtaataattaaaatggcgaatatcaaggataaggacagactattaaaagcagccagagagagaaataagaccacatacaaaggaaaacccatcaggttatcatcaaacttctcaacagaaaccttacaggccagaagagaatggcataatatatttaatgcaatgaaacagaagggccttgaaccaacgatactgtatccagaaagactatcatttaaattttaaggagggattaaacaattcccagacaagcaaaagttgagggaatttgcctcccacaaaccacccctacaggatattttaaagggactgctctagaaggaagcactcctaaggcaaaatagatgtcaacagagaaaataaaatcacagcaaagtaagcagaccaaacaaatactaactgaaggcaaaaaaaataaaatcaactatccacgaaagcagtcaaaggaaacacaaaggagtacagaatagaacacctaacatataaagaacagaggaggaggaataagaagggagagaaattaagaatgatcagactgtgtttataatagcctaatatgagagttaagttagacagtcagatagtaaagaagctacccttgaacctttggtaaccactagtccagagcctgcaacggcaataagcacatatcttttgataatcaccctacatgtaaatggactgaatgcaccaaccagaagacacagagtgacagaatggataaaaaagcaagacccatctatatgctgcttacaagagactcacctcaaacccaaagacatacacagactaaaagtcaacaaATGGAAAgttatttcacgcaaacaacagggagaaaaaagcaggtgttgcagtactttttatcagacaaaatagacttcaaaacaaagaaagtaacaagagataaagaaggacactacataatgataaagggctcagtccaacaagaggatataaccattctaaatatatatgcacccaacacaggagcaccagcatatgtgaaacaaatactaacagaactaaagggggaaatagactgcaatgcattcattctaggagacttcaacacaccaatcaccccaaaggatagatccaccgggcagaaaataagtaaggacacggaagcactgaacaacacagtagagcagatggacctaatagacatctatagaactctacatccaaaagcaacaggatatacattcttctcaagtgcacatggaacattctccagaatagaccacatactaggccacaaaaagagcctgagtaaattccaaaacactg
It contains:
- the LOC118929262 gene encoding uncharacterized protein LOC118929262 isoform X3, yielding MSEASEEQPMETTGATENGYGAAPEGESSASTVTGAAAGAGGGSAAPPAGNQNGAEGDQINASKNEEDAGQEEPQHHFGTLFWDNIATCFFRPPWPLSEAGGVPYSLLTSSASRTPMLTTASFIPLWCEKLHHSWGLVRDNFRACFFRPPWPLSNSGGVPYSLLTSSASRTSMLTTARFPWLDPFLKIQFRTPQYIQ
- the LOC118929262 gene encoding uncharacterized protein LOC118929262 isoform X1 translates to MSEASEEQPMETTGATENGYGAAPEGESSASTVTGAAAGAGGGSAAPPAGNQNGAEGDQINASKNEEDAGQEEPQHHFGTLFWDNIATSRTPMLTTASFIPLWCEKLHHSWGLVRDNFRGEYRHPSLPFLSLSLQKEAVYGTQHRALVSHLNGTSLAADLKVSSDRFPCVSLRGSPVSLGSRESHLSGGQDSLSEASPWTRGAEGGLGHLREPRLRLRFSGLSKAPVFGIRPRQPDWISMRSVPLSVSLTSSLLLQATLASE